A single Phoenix dactylifera cultivar Barhee BC4 chromosome 1, palm_55x_up_171113_PBpolish2nd_filt_p, whole genome shotgun sequence DNA region contains:
- the LOC103701425 gene encoding kinesin-like protein KIN-14I isoform X2 encodes MTVDNPPVTAQGARVSQSSFSSSNGNATPFHSTDGSATPLHSYAASVNDDGYDSDGSYSTPPTPTTLSMFFPPELAGAIPLINRFQVEGFLKSMQKQIQSAGKRGFFSKKSVGPQVREKFTFEDMLRFQKEPIPTSLLKMSSDLVSRSIKMFQIILQYMGVDSSEKITILSLEERIELFAKLYKQTMKRSVLRDELFAQVSKQTRHNPDRSYLLKAWELLYLCASSMPPGKDMVAYLSEYVHYVAHGVNTEPEIRVLASNTLNALKHSVKAGPRLTIPAREEIEALLTGKKLTTIVFFLDETFEEITYDMTTTVADAVEELAGIIKLSVYSSFSLFEYRKVVNGSKSPDVGNEEYIGLDDNKYIGDLLAEFKAAKDRSKGEILHCKLIFKKRLFRESDEAVADPMFLQLSYVQLQHDYILGNYPVGRDDAAQLSALQILVEIGFVDHPDMCGEWILLLERFLPRQIAITRAKRDWEIDILSRHQLMEHMSKDDARQQFVRILRTLPYGNSVFFSVRKIDDPIGLLPGRIILGINKRGVHFFRPVPKEYLHSADLRDIMQFGSSNTAVFFKMRVAGVLHIFQFETKQGEEICVALQTHINDVMLRRYSKACSAAGRATHGDFSQTVKPPSLDIYEKRVQELSRAAEESQKNTDRLLEEVHAKQKQKLKMQEELQGLKDTLQSERQNLQEVVRDRDKLQTLCAEKDSDLQAALADKRSLEARLAKLSTKVQLLVENNTKEYLSGYNHAKGDGLVSDTETLSKLQEELRQCKEELHASNETSKTLLKEKSLLEQKIQRLEKKNNEKSIIESSFEDERRKLKLRITELEQRLKSMSEALNAAESTLTMRTVELDAVQNNLNELEELREFKEDIDRKNEQTAEILRRQGAQLVELEALYKEEQILRKRYYNTIEDMKGKIRVYCRLRPLDEKEIAAKEKSVISSIDEFTVAHPWKDDKSKQHVYDHVFDQTASQEEVFEDTKYLVQSAIDGYNVCIFAYGQTGSGKTFTIYGSESNPGLTPRATGELFKIMKCESNKYSFSLKVYIVELYQDTLVDLLLPKHAKRLKLDIKKDSKGMVSIENVTIVQISSFGELRTIISRGFEQRHTAGTHMNDQSSRSHLILSIIIESTNLQTQSLARGKLSFVDLAGSERVKKSGSAGNQLKEAQSINKSLSALADVIGALSSDGQHIPYRNHKLTMLMSDSIGGNAKTLMFVNVSPAESNLDETYNSLMYASRVKCIVNDPSKNVASKEVVRLKKLLAYWKEQAGKRGDDEESEEIQEVRHLRERTGGRLST; translated from the exons ATGACAGTAGATAATCCACCTGTGACAGCCCAAGGTGCTAGGGTGAGCCAATCTTCCTTCAGCTCCAGCAATGGCAATGCCACCCCTTTCCACTCCACTGATGGCAGTGCCACCCCTTTGCACAGCTATGCTGCCAGTGTGAATGATGATGGATATGACAGTGATGGCTCCTACTCTACTCCCCC TACCCCAACAACCCTGTCAATGTTTTTTCCACCTGAGCTTGCTGGTGCTATCCCTTTGATCAACAGATTCCAG GTTGAGGgatttttgaaatccatgcaAAAACAAATTCAATCTGCTGGAAAACGtggttttttctcaaaaaaatctgTTGGTCCTCAAGTTCGTGAAAAGTTTACATTCGAGGACATGCTGCGTTTCCAAAAG GAACCTATTCCAACTTCTTTGCTTAAAATGAGTAGTGATCTGGTAAGTCGGTCCATCAAAATGTTTCAGATTATTCTGCAGTATATGGGAGTTGATTCATCGGAGAAAATAACTATATTGAGTCTGGAAGAGCGGATTGAGCTTTTTGCAAAGCTTTATAAGCAAACTATGAAGCGTTCTGTGCTTCGAGATGAGCTTTTTGCACAGGTGTCCAAGCAAACACGTCATAATCCTGACAG GAGCTACTTGTTAAAGGCATGGGAACTTCTGTATTTATGTGCCTCTTCCATGCCTCCAGGCAAGGATATGGTGGCGTACTTATCAGAATATGTTCATTATGTAGCTCATGGGGTAAACACTGAACCTGAAATCCGAGTGCTTGCATCGAACACATTAAATGCTTTAAAACACTCAGTCAAGGCAGGACCTAGGCTTACAATTCCTGCACGTGAGGAGATTGAAGCTCTACTTACTGGTAAAAAGCTCACAACAATAGTATTTTTCCTGGATGAAACTTTTGAAGAAATTACATATGACATGACAACAACTGTGGCTGATGCTGTAGAG GAGCTTGCCGGGATCATCAAACTTTCAGTCTACTCCAGTTTCAGTCTATTTGAGTACCGAAAAGTTGTCAATGGTTCAAAATCTCCTGATGTCGGCAATG AGGAATATATTGGATTGGATgacaataaatatattggtgatTTGCTGGCTGAATTTAAGGCAGCTAAAGACCGTAGTAAAGGGGAGATTCTGCATTGCAAACTTATATTTAAGAAACGACTATTCCGGGAATCAGATGAAGCTGTAGCAGATCCAATGTTTCTCCAGCTGTCATATGTGCAG TTGCAACATGATTATATTTTAGGAAATTATCCTGTTGGGAGGGATGATGCTGCACAACTTTCTGCTTTGCAAATTTTGGTCGAGATAGGATTCGTTGACCATCCTGATATGTGTGG TGAATGGATATTACTTCTTGAAAGGTTTTTACCTAGACAAATAGCGATTACACGAGCAAAGCGGGACTGGGAAATTGACATTCTCTCTCGTCATCAGTTAATG GAACACATGTCGAAGGATGACGCAAGACAGCAATTTGTTCGAATCTTGAGGACCCTACCTTATGGAAACTCAGTTTTCTTCAGTGTGCGGAAGATAGATGATCCGATTGGTCTTTTACCTGGCCGGATCATTTTAGGCATCAACAAGCGCGGG GTTCATTTTTTCCGTCCAGTTCCCAAAGAATACTTACACTCTGCAGATCTTAGAGATATCATGCAATTTGGTAGCAGCAATACTGCTGTTTTTTTCAAGATGAGAGTTGCTGGTGTTCTTCACATTTTCCAGTTTGAAACTAAGCAG GGGGAGGAAATATGTGTTGCTCTTCAAACACATATAAATGATGTAATGCTCCGTAGATACTCAAAAGCTTGTTCTGCTGCTGGTAGAGCTACTCATGGTGATTTTTCTCAAACAGTTAAGCCGCCAAGCCTTGATATATATGAAAAACGCGTGCAAGAGTTGTCAAGAGCTGCTGAGGAATCTCAGAAAAATACAGATCGA TTGTTGGAAGAAGTGCATGCAAAACAGAAACAAAAATTGAAGATGCAGGAGGAATTGCAAGGTCTGAAAGATACCTTGCAGTCTGAGAGGCAAAATCTACAAGAAGTTGTACGTGACCGTGATAAACTTCAAACACTGTGTGCAGAAAAAGATTCTGATTTGCAG GCTGCATTAGCCGACAAAAGGAGCCTGGAGGCCAGGTTGGCAAAACTGAGCACTAAAGTGCAACTTTTAGTAGAGAATAATACCAAGGAGTATTTATCTGGATATAATCATGCTAAAGGTGATGGTTTGGTCAGTGATACAGAG ACATTAAGCAAACTTCAAGAGGAGTTGAGACAATGTAAAGAAGAGCTTCATGCGTCAAATGAAACTTCTAAGACACTGTTGAAGGAAAAATCTTTGCTTGAACAGAAGATCCAAAGACTCGAGAAAAAGAATAACGAG AAGAGTATAATTGAAAgtagttttgaagatgaacgtAGAAAACTCAAATTGCGTATTACAGAGTTAGAGCAGAGGTTGAAAAGTATGTCAGAAGCCTTAAATGCtgctgaatctactcttacaatGAGAACTGTTGAACTGGATGCAGTACAAAACAATCTAAATGAGTTGGAAGAATTGCGGGAATTTAAAGAG GATATTGATAGGAAGAATGAACAAACAGCTGAAATTTTGAGAAGACAAGGAGCACAGTTGGTTGAACTAGAAGCACTTTATAAGGAAGAACAAATTTTACGAAAGCGTTATTATAATACGATTGAAG ATATGAAAGGCAAGATAAGAGTCTACTGTCGTTTGCGTCCTTTAGATGAAAAGGAGATTGCAGCTAAGGAGAAGAGTGTTATCAGCAGTATAGATGAATTTACAGTTGCACATCCTTGGAAAGATGATAAATCAAAGCAACATGTCTATGACCATGTTTTTGATCAAACTGCTTCTCAAGAAGAAGTTTTTGAAGATACCAAG TATCTGGTGCAATCGGCTATTGACGGATATAATGTTTGCATATTTGCATATGGTCAAACTGGTTCTGGGAAGACTTTCACAATTTATGGTTCAGAAAGTAATCCTGGACTTACCCCAAGAGCAACAGGCGAACTTTTTAAAATAATGAAGTGTGAAAGCAACAAGTACTCATTTTCTTTAAAG GTGTATATCGTAGAACTGTATCAAGATACTCTGGTAGACCTCTTATTACCAAAACATGCAAAGCGTTTAAAGTTAGATATTAAAAAGGACTCAAAG GGCATGGTGTCTATAGAGAATGTGACAATTGTCCAAATTTCAAGCTTCGGAGAATTAAGGACTATTATTTCCAGAGGATTTGAACAAAGACATACTGCAGGAACTCATATGAATGATCAAAGTTCAAGATCACATCTGATACTTTCAATTATTATCGAGAGCACCAATCTTCAAACTCAATCTCTTGCCAGAGGAAAG CTTAGTTTTGTAGATCTTGCTGGTTCTGAGAGGGTAAAGAAGTCAGGTTCTGCAGGAAATCAATTGAAAGAAGCCCAAAGCATCAACAAATCCCTTTCAGCCCTTGCAGATGTCATTGGTGCTTTGTCTTCTGATGGACAACATATTCCATACAGGAATCATAAATTGACAATGCTCATGAGCGACTCTATCGGGGGCAATGCTAAAACTCTTATGTTTGTGAACGTGTCTCCAGCAGAGTCAAACTTGGATGAGACTTATAATTCTCTGAT GTATGCATCTAGGGTTAAGTGTATTGTGAATGATCCGAGCAAGAATGTTGCCTCGAAAGAAGTTGTACGTTTAAAGAAGCTGTTGGCCTATTGGAAGGAACAAGCAGGGAAGCGAGGCGACGATGAAGAGTCTGAAGAGATCCAGGAAGTACGACATTTACGAGAGAGAACAGGTGGCCGGCTTTCTACTTGA